Genomic DNA from Streptobacillus felis:
TTTATTCCTCCCAATATAAAAATTTGTATTGGTAATACAGATACTGATTCTTTATCAGCTTTCTAATTCTATCATAAGATGCTGTATTTGTCAACTTTTTTTATTCTGAAAAAAATTTTTTGTAAGTAGAAATTAGAAATGTCCAAAAAAACTTGAAATAAAAATATAGATGTGATACCTTTAAAATACAAACAAAAAATAAATTAAAGTAAAGGAACACATCTATATGAACAATAATAACATAAATTTAAAAAAAGGTAAACACCTTAGTTATCAAGAAAAACTAAAAATAGAAGGATTCTTAGCTAATAATAATATATTAGATTATCACAAAGATTATGCATCTAATAAAATTATTCAAAATACTAAAAGAAAATATAGAGTTTTAGTTTATGAATTATCTGATTATCTTGGTAGATGTAAAAGAACTATTAAAAGAGAACTTGAAAGAGGAAAAGTTGAACAAACAGATTATCTTGGTAGAATCTATTATGCTTATTCTGCTGATAAATCTAATAGTAGATATATTGAAATGAGAAAGGAAGATACAAGAGCTTTAAAAATTGATAAGAATATTAATTTGTTTTATTTCATGGCTAATTTACTAAAAAAGAAATATTCTCCTTATGCCTGTATTCAATTAGCTATTAATGAAGGTCTTAATCCTAAATTTACATCTAGGACTCTTCTTAACTACATTAGAAAAGGATTATTTGATTCACTTGGAATAAAACCTAATCATTCTTTATACCAACAAAAGAAAGTTAAAAAAGAAAAATGTGCTAAACTTATTAGAAAAGGTAAATATAATTCTATTGAAGATAGACCTGATGAAATAAATAAAAGGTTGGAAGTTGGAAATTGGGAAATAGACACTGTTGTAGGTAATAGAACAGGTAAAAATAAGGCACTGCTTGTATTAACTGATAGATGTAGTAGATATCAAATTATTAAACTAATTGATGATAAAACTTCAAATTCCGTATCAAAAACTTTAAATGAAATAATAAATGAAAATAAAGCACTTTCTTTTAAAACATTTACTTCAGATAATGGGAGTGAATTTTACAGTATAGACAATGTCTGTAAACATTTTAATTTAGAATGGTATTACTGTCACCCTTACAGTTCTTCAGAGCGTGGAAGTAATGAAAATAACAATAGATTTATTAGGAGATTTTTCCCTAAGGGATCTTCATTTAATAATTTGAGTAATAAAGAGATAGAATATATACAAGACTTTATGAATAATTATCCAAGAAAAATTTTTAATGGTAAAACATCAAAAAATATTTATTTTGAAAATAAAAATGCAGCATAAATTCAATTATACTGCACTATAAAATTTTTATTATTTAATTTTGGACATTTCTAATTTCTACTT
This window encodes:
- a CDS encoding IS30 family transposase; translation: MNNNNINLKKGKHLSYQEKLKIEGFLANNNILDYHKDYASNKIIQNTKRKYRVLVYELSDYLGRCKRTIKRELERGKVEQTDYLGRIYYAYSADKSNSRYIEMRKEDTRALKIDKNINLFYFMANLLKKKYSPYACIQLAINEGLNPKFTSRTLLNYIRKGLFDSLGIKPNHSLYQQKKVKKEKCAKLIRKGKYNSIEDRPDEINKRLEVGNWEIDTVVGNRTGKNKALLVLTDRCSRYQIIKLIDDKTSNSVSKTLNEIINENKALSFKTFTSDNGSEFYSIDNVCKHFNLEWYYCHPYSSSERGSNENNNRFIRRFFPKGSSFNNLSNKEIEYIQDFMNNYPRKIFNGKTSKNIYFENKNAA